Below is a genomic region from Raphanus sativus cultivar WK10039 chromosome 4, ASM80110v3, whole genome shotgun sequence.
CATAATCcacttaaaattatttaaaaactctTTTAAAACTAGTCAATAATGTAAAGTATTAAAAAGGGGTCAAAacgtaaatatataaaagtaggAGGATCAAATGGCACACGGGAATCTTCTGAGATAACTTGTGCAGACACAACCGAATCTCCGATAAGAAGTCGTGTCTTCCATACGGACAAGAACTCCGATCTCTcgattataactaaaaattgaTCAGATTCTCCAAATTCAATCGCGAGAGATCACTCAAAATAATGTTTTCGCAAAAGCTTCACGAAGCATTCAAAGGCACGGTGGAGAGGATCACAGGTCCTCGCACGATCACGGCGTTCAAGGAGAAGGGAGTACTCAGCGTCAGCGAGTTCGTCCTCGCCGGAGACAATCTCGTCTCCAAGTGCCCTACTTGGTCATGGTTAGTTataaaagttttgatcttttttttttattgatggaTGTAGTGAGAATacaaagtttcgatttttaaatTTTCGAGGTTTGTGAGTTTTTGCAATTATACGATATGGGTTGGATCGTTGAGGTATATGGGGTGAATGGGTCTCTCTAGGTTAGCTAAAGTTGTTGGCTTTTAGTTTGTGAGATTGTGATGAGATCAATCAAAGTTTTGACTTTTCTTATGTCTATTGCTTCTTCATGAATCATGATCAATCCATTATCCTTTTTAACTAGGGAATCTGGTGACCCAAGCAAGAGGAAGCCATACTTACCCTTGGAGAAACAGTTTTTGATTACTAGAAACGGTTTGAGTctgagcttctttttttttttttttatgtatgctttgtttgtttttaattatgtatgCACATTTCTATTTTAAGTTTACGGTGTTGAAAATGAACAGTACCTTGTCTACGGAGAGCTGCATCTGTGGCAGAGGAGTACGAAGCTGCTGGAGGTGAAGTGTTGGTTGATGATGAAGATAATGATGGTTGGCTCGCTACTCATGGGAAACCTAAAGGTGAAAGATTAGTAGTTTTAGTGCCTTTTCCAAATTCACTTTTTTACTCACGGTTTTGATATTTTGCTACAGATAAAGGCAGTGAAGATGAGAACCTGCCGTCCATGGATGCGTTGGATATAAACGAGAAAAGTGGTATACGATCGATACCTACGTATTTTGGAGCtggggatgatgatgatgatattcCAGATATGGAAGAGTTTGATGAGTCTGACAATGTGGTGGAAAATGATCcggtcagttttttttttctttttattcttcgTTACTATCTCACGTGACTTCTAGTTGACAAATCTTTATCTTCCCTTGGAGTCTAGGCAACTCTTCAGTCAACTTATCTTGTGGCTCATGAACCTGATGACGATAACATTCTACGAACTCGTACTTATGATATCAGCATAACGTAAGCATCCTGCGCCTTCTTTCATACTCAACTGTATTATCATCTAGATTCATCTCTCATGCTTTTGGCTTAGTAGACAGACAAACTCATGATTCTTCACTTTGGTTCAGGTATGATAAGTATTACCAAACTCCTCGTGTTTGGCTGACCGGTTATGATGAGGTCTGCATCTTGTTTAATTCCTTTTATCGTTCTTAGAACGCTTGGATTTTACTCTGCTtgttttatgttcttttttatCTAATCTTAAGAGCTGTGATGTGTATCCATCTATCTTGTAGTCAAGGATGCTGCTGCAACCTGAACTTGTGATGGAGGATGTAAGCCAAGACCATGCTCGTAAGACGGTATATAAATGAGACGAATctaaataaaactttgtaaatccTCTTGAGTCTGAATTAATTGTGCAATCctctgtttaaaaaaaaaaaatacttaggTAACAATAGAAGATCATCCACACTTGCCTGGGAAACATGCTTCAGTCCATCCATGTCGACATGGAGCTGTTATGAAGAAGATCATTGATGTA
It encodes:
- the LOC108848451 gene encoding autophagy-related protein 3; this translates as MFSQKLHEAFKGTVERITGPRTITAFKEKGVLSVSEFVLAGDNLVSKCPTWSWESGDPSKRKPYLPLEKQFLITRNVPCLRRAASVAEEYEAAGGEVLVDDEDNDGWLATHGKPKDKGSEDENLPSMDALDINEKSGIRSIPTYFGAGDDDDDIPDMEEFDESDNVVENDPATLQSTYLVAHEPDDDNILRTRTYDISITYDKYYQTPRVWLTGYDESRMLLQPELVMEDVSQDHARKTVTIEDHPHLPGKHASVHPCRHGAVMKKIIDVLMSRGVEPEVDKYLFLFLKFMASVIPTIEYDYTMDFDLGSSST